A portion of the Malania oleifera isolate guangnan ecotype guangnan chromosome 3, ASM2987363v1, whole genome shotgun sequence genome contains these proteins:
- the LOC131150454 gene encoding protein DMP2-like has translation MQLLSLSLSINTHKRFHPYIGKETYMLSKKLIDRFSDFNSKAQMAGSSSEPSSSTSQKKSYSDMTFSGIGNLIKLLPTGTVFAFQFLNPVLSNNGQCHTVNKVLTSVFVGLCGLSCFFSSFTDSYTGSDGATHYGIATMKGLWPSPDSGKSVDLSQYKLQMGDFVHALFSVVVFAALALLDPNTVDCFYPSFESTQKALMMSLPPVIGVVASAVFAMFPSRRHGIGYPSSSNQSTSNE, from the coding sequence ATgcagctcctctctctctctctctctataaatacCCACAAAAGATTTCACCCATACATCGGAAAAGAGACATACATGTTATCAAAGAAATTAATTGATCGATTTTCTGATTTTAATTCTAAAGCCCAAATGGCAGGAAGCAGCAGCGAACCATCATCTTCCACCTCCCAGAAGAAATCATACTCAGACATGACATTTTCCGGCATCGGAAACCTCATCAAGCTCCTTCCCACCGGCACCGTCTTCGCCTTCCAGTTCCTCAACCCCGTCCTCTCCAACAACGGCCAGTGCCACACTGTCAACAAGGTCCTCACCAGCGTCTTCGTTGGCCTGTGCGGCCTCTCCTGCTTCTTCTCCTCCTTCACCGACAGCTACACCGGCAGTGACGGCGCCACCCACTACGGCATCGCCACCATGAAGGGCCTCTGGCCGTCACCCGACTCCGGAAAGTCCGTAGACCTGTCCCAGTACAAGCTCCAGATGGGGGACTTCGTGCACGCCTTGTTCTCGGTGGTGGTGTTCGCGGCGTTGGCTCTTCTGGACCCCAACACGGTCGATTGCTTCTACCCTTCCTTTGAGTCGACTCAGAAGGCTCTCATGATGTCCCTGCCGCCGGTGATTGGCGTAGTTGCCAGCGCCGTGTTTGCCATGTTCCCCAGCAGACGCCATGGGATAGGATACCCTTCAAGTTCAAACCAGTCCACTTCCAACGAGTAA